A single region of the Variovorax paradoxus genome encodes:
- a CDS encoding branched-chain amino acid ABC transporter ATP-binding protein/permease, producing MNGNRKRMGLIALVVVVLALVPAVAGSFTVSLLNDIGIGALVALGLVLLTGVGGATSFGQAAFVGIAAYATAWLTTTQGMSPWIGLLFALLLTGLSALAIGMLTLRLGGHFLPLSTIAWGLSIAMLFGNVDALGRHTGLSNIPALQVAGWSLADPRSMYYLIWVVVGIACLFSHNLLQSRPGRAIRGLRGGATLLASVGADAYRVRLTLFVTAALFAGLAGWLYAHMNRFVSPSPFDVRASIEYLLMAVAGGLGQLAGALVGAALVLVLKNGLQDVLPMLTQRAGQLEAVAFATLFILLLHFARGGVMGLLRRWMRRKGGTHGSSRYDAPAVDPLPHRQLPARGTQVLSVKGAVKRFGGLVAVNDVSFEVNAGEIIGLIGPNGAGKSTMFNLLTCTLPMSAGQVRFLEHDIAGMPQRQVARLGLARTFQHVKLRPHMSLLDNVALGAHSRTRSGVLKAGLRLDRTEEKQILQEAQRQLDRIGLGDRAHELAGSLPLGTQRILEIARALAADPVLLVLDEPAAGLRRKEKMALGDLLRKLREEGVTILIVEHDMDFVMKLVDRLVVMNFGSKLVEGVPSAVRADERVQAAYLGSVV from the coding sequence ATGAACGGCAACCGCAAACGCATGGGCTTGATCGCCCTGGTCGTCGTCGTGCTGGCGCTGGTGCCGGCGGTGGCGGGCAGCTTCACCGTTTCTCTGCTCAACGACATCGGCATCGGCGCGCTGGTGGCGCTCGGGCTGGTGCTGCTCACCGGCGTGGGCGGTGCAACCTCGTTCGGGCAGGCGGCCTTCGTGGGAATCGCGGCCTATGCGACGGCGTGGCTCACGACCACGCAGGGCATGTCTCCATGGATCGGCCTTCTGTTCGCGCTGCTGCTCACCGGGCTCTCGGCGCTCGCCATCGGCATGCTCACGCTTCGGCTGGGCGGGCACTTCCTGCCGCTGAGCACCATCGCCTGGGGGTTGTCCATCGCAATGCTGTTCGGCAACGTCGATGCGCTCGGGCGCCATACGGGGCTGTCGAACATTCCGGCGCTGCAGGTCGCGGGCTGGTCGCTGGCCGATCCGCGGTCGATGTACTACCTGATCTGGGTGGTGGTCGGGATCGCCTGCCTGTTCAGCCACAACCTGCTGCAGTCGCGCCCGGGCCGGGCGATTCGCGGGCTGCGCGGCGGTGCCACGCTGCTGGCCAGCGTGGGGGCGGATGCCTACCGCGTGCGGCTCACGCTGTTTGTGACGGCCGCGCTCTTTGCGGGGCTGGCTGGTTGGCTCTATGCGCACATGAACCGCTTCGTGAGCCCGTCCCCGTTCGACGTGCGCGCGAGCATCGAGTATTTGCTGATGGCGGTGGCCGGCGGGCTCGGGCAACTGGCTGGCGCGCTGGTGGGCGCGGCCCTGGTGCTGGTGCTGAAGAACGGCCTGCAAGACGTGCTGCCCATGCTCACGCAGCGTGCCGGGCAGCTGGAGGCGGTGGCGTTCGCAACGCTGTTCATTCTGCTGCTGCACTTTGCGCGGGGCGGCGTCATGGGCCTGCTGCGGCGCTGGATGCGCCGCAAGGGCGGCACCCACGGTTCATCACGCTACGACGCACCCGCGGTCGATCCGCTGCCGCATCGCCAGTTGCCCGCGCGCGGCACGCAGGTGCTGTCGGTGAAAGGCGCCGTCAAGCGCTTCGGCGGGCTCGTGGCTGTTAACGACGTGAGCTTCGAAGTGAATGCGGGCGAGATCATCGGTTTGATCGGCCCGAACGGCGCGGGCAAGTCGACGATGTTCAACCTGCTGACGTGCACGCTGCCGATGAGCGCGGGCCAGGTGCGCTTTCTGGAGCATGACATCGCCGGCATGCCGCAGCGCCAGGTGGCGCGGCTGGGGCTGGCGCGCACCTTCCAGCACGTAAAGCTGCGGCCGCACATGAGCCTGCTCGACAACGTGGCGCTGGGCGCGCATTCGCGCACGCGCTCGGGTGTCTTGAAGGCCGGCCTGCGGCTGGACCGCACCGAGGAAAAGCAGATCCTGCAGGAGGCGCAGCGCCAGCTCGACCGTATCGGCCTGGGCGACCGCGCACATGAGCTCGCAGGCAGCCTGCCGCTGGGCACGCAGCGCATTCTCGAAATTGCGCGCGCGCTGGCTGCAGACCCGGTGCTGCTGGTGCTCGACGAGCCCGCGGCGGGCCTGCGCCGCAAGGAAAAGATGGCGCTCGGCGACTTGCTTCGCAAACTGCGCGAAGAGGGCGTGACCATCCTGATCGTGGAACACGACATGGACTTCGTGATGAAACTGGTGGACCGGTTGGTGGTGATGAACTTCGGCTCCAAGCTCGTGGAGGGCGTGCCGTCCGCGGTGCGTGCCGACGAGCGTGTGCAGGCGGCCTACCTGGGGAGCGTTGTATGA
- a CDS encoding ABC transporter ATP-binding protein — translation MTAMLEIGDLHVSYGQVEAVRGVSLDLQPGQIISVIGPNGAGKTTLLAAAMGLLPCKGTLRFEGEDLQGLDVEARVERGLCLVPEKRELFGELTVLDNLQLGAYAKRLRGDAMKKRLQSVYDRFPRLAERRAQRADTLSGGERQMLAVGRALMSAPRLLMLDEPSLGLAPLIVRDILTIVRKLREDGVSILLVEQNARAALETSDHGYVLETGEIALSGASAELASDPRVQATYLGGGTHDDE, via the coding sequence ATGACCGCGATGCTGGAGATTGGCGATCTGCACGTGTCGTATGGGCAGGTGGAGGCCGTGCGAGGCGTTTCGCTCGACCTGCAGCCGGGGCAGATCATCTCGGTGATCGGCCCCAACGGTGCGGGCAAAACCACGCTGCTGGCCGCTGCCATGGGCCTGCTGCCCTGCAAGGGCACGCTGCGCTTCGAGGGCGAAGACCTGCAAGGGCTGGATGTGGAGGCGCGCGTGGAGCGCGGCCTGTGCCTTGTGCCCGAGAAGCGGGAGCTGTTCGGCGAGCTCACCGTGCTCGACAACCTGCAGCTCGGCGCCTATGCCAAGCGGCTGCGAGGCGACGCGATGAAGAAGCGGCTGCAATCGGTATATGACCGTTTTCCGCGGCTCGCGGAGCGACGTGCGCAGCGCGCCGACACGCTCTCGGGCGGCGAGCGGCAGATGCTGGCGGTGGGCCGTGCGCTCATGTCCGCGCCGCGCCTGCTGATGCTCGACGAGCCCAGCCTCGGCCTTGCACCGCTGATCGTGCGGGACATTCTCACCATCGTGCGCAAGCTGCGCGAAGACGGCGTATCGATCCTGCTGGTGGAGCAGAACGCGCGCGCCGCACTCGAAACCTCGGACCACGGCTACGTGCTGGAAACCGGCGAGATCGCGCTTTCGGGCGCTTCGGCCGAACTGGCGAGCGACCCTCGTGTGCAGGCCACCTATCTTGGCGGAGGCACGCACGATGACGAGTGA
- a CDS encoding ATP-dependent acyl-CoA ligase: protein MTSEPRSVPPAQRTLPAMLQRQAAMFGTRPLLRIAGSRWSHADAAEAAGARGGALTQAGVERGDRVAVMCGNRIEFLETFLGAGWIGASTVPINTASMGPQIGYFLAHSEAKLLVIEAGFLNRLQAADLERTKLKEIWVVGEAADGEPAAWLAPAGVRVLAYPSGSAAVGPADVQPGDPLAILYTSGTTGPAKGVVCPHAQYFWWGVNSAEVLGVAADDVLCTTLPLFHINALNTLAQAALTGAEVVFETRFSASGFWPSMHANGATVVYLLGAMVPILLAQPAGEGERNHRVRIGLGPGVPDAAGKAFFERTGVRLLEGYGSTETNFAIATAPDSPRGGVMGWLRPGFQARVADESDVELPPGEAGELLLRADEPYAFASGYFNMPEKTVEAWRNLWFHTGDRVVRETDGAFRFVDRIKDAIRRRGENISSFEVEQVLLSHRSVASCAVYPVRSELAEDEVMAALVPREGERIDPLELMSFCESRLPYFAVPRYVDVLPDLPRTENGKVQKFKLRERGVSTQTWDRALNRR, encoded by the coding sequence ATGACGAGTGAACCGCGCTCGGTGCCACCGGCGCAGCGCACGCTGCCCGCCATGCTGCAGCGCCAGGCCGCGATGTTCGGCACGCGCCCATTGCTGCGCATTGCGGGCTCTCGCTGGTCGCACGCCGACGCGGCAGAAGCAGCCGGCGCTCGCGGCGGCGCGCTCACGCAAGCCGGTGTCGAGCGGGGAGACCGCGTGGCCGTGATGTGCGGCAACCGCATCGAGTTTCTTGAAACCTTTCTCGGTGCCGGTTGGATCGGCGCTTCGACGGTGCCGATCAACACTGCCTCCATGGGGCCGCAGATCGGGTACTTTCTTGCGCACAGCGAAGCGAAGCTGCTGGTCATCGAGGCCGGCTTTCTGAACCGCCTGCAGGCTGCGGACCTGGAGCGAACGAAGCTCAAGGAAATCTGGGTCGTCGGCGAGGCGGCCGACGGCGAACCCGCCGCGTGGCTGGCACCGGCCGGCGTGCGCGTGCTGGCGTATCCCTCCGGCAGCGCAGCTGTTGGGCCGGCCGATGTTCAGCCCGGCGACCCGCTCGCCATTCTGTATACCTCGGGCACTACCGGTCCCGCCAAGGGCGTGGTCTGCCCGCACGCGCAGTATTTCTGGTGGGGTGTGAACAGCGCCGAGGTGCTCGGCGTGGCGGCGGACGACGTGCTGTGCACCACGCTGCCGCTCTTTCACATCAATGCGCTCAACACCCTTGCGCAAGCTGCGCTTACAGGCGCTGAAGTCGTCTTCGAAACGCGCTTCTCGGCCTCGGGCTTCTGGCCTTCGATGCATGCGAACGGTGCCACCGTGGTCTACCTGCTGGGCGCCATGGTGCCGATACTGCTTGCGCAACCCGCGGGCGAGGGCGAGCGCAACCATCGCGTGCGCATCGGCCTCGGGCCTGGTGTGCCCGATGCCGCCGGCAAGGCGTTCTTCGAGCGCACCGGCGTGCGCCTGCTTGAGGGCTATGGTTCCACCGAGACCAACTTTGCCATTGCCACCGCGCCCGATTCGCCACGCGGCGGCGTCATGGGGTGGCTGCGGCCCGGCTTCCAGGCGCGCGTTGCCGATGAAAGCGACGTAGAGCTGCCCCCCGGAGAAGCCGGTGAGCTGCTGCTGCGCGCAGACGAACCGTATGCCTTCGCGAGCGGCTACTTCAACATGCCCGAAAAGACGGTGGAGGCCTGGCGCAACCTCTGGTTTCATACCGGCGACCGCGTGGTGCGCGAAACCGACGGAGCCTTCAGGTTTGTCGACCGCATCAAGGACGCGATCCGCCGGCGCGGCGAAAACATATCGTCGTTCGAAGTGGAGCAGGTGCTGCTGAGCCATCGCAGCGTTGCGTCTTGCGCGGTGTACCCGGTGCGTTCCGAACTGGCAGAAGACGAAGTCATGGCCGCGCTGGTGCCGCGCGAGGGCGAACGCATCGATCCGCTCGAACTGATGAGCTTCTGCGAAAGCCGCCTGCCGTACTTTGCGGTGCCCCGCTATGTCGATGTATTGCCCGACCTGCCGCGCACCGAGAACGGCAAGGTGCAGAAGTTCAAGCTGCGCGAGCGCGGTGTCAGCACGCAGACCTGGGACCGTGCGCTGAACAGGCGATGA
- a CDS encoding SDR family NAD(P)-dependent oxidoreductase — protein sequence MQANSLKGRHALVTGAARGIGAEIARTLAAEGATLTLLGRDIDSLQRAAVSLPGQGHGVAAADVADSQAVQAAFAQARAGRGPVAILVNNAGAAESAPFLKTSVELWQRMLSVNLTGSFLCAQAALPDMLEAGWGRIVNIASTAGQKGYAYVAAYTAAKHGVIGLTRSLALEVARKGVTVNAVCPGYTDTDILRASVANVVGKTGRSEADALAEFANVNPQRRIVQPAEVADAVRWLCGEGAASVTGQSISVSGGEVM from the coding sequence ATGCAAGCAAATTCATTGAAGGGCCGCCATGCCCTGGTAACCGGCGCCGCACGCGGCATCGGCGCCGAAATCGCCCGTACCCTGGCCGCCGAAGGCGCCACGCTGACCTTGCTCGGGCGCGACATCGATTCGCTTCAACGCGCGGCTGTCTCGCTCCCGGGCCAAGGCCACGGGGTTGCGGCCGCCGATGTGGCCGATTCGCAAGCGGTGCAGGCTGCCTTCGCGCAGGCGCGCGCCGGGCGAGGGCCCGTCGCGATCCTGGTGAACAACGCCGGCGCCGCAGAAAGCGCGCCTTTTCTCAAGACTTCGGTCGAGCTCTGGCAGCGCATGCTGTCGGTCAACCTGACAGGCAGTTTCTTGTGCGCTCAAGCGGCGCTGCCCGATATGCTCGAGGCGGGCTGGGGCCGCATCGTGAATATTGCGAGCACCGCCGGCCAGAAAGGCTATGCCTATGTGGCCGCCTACACGGCTGCCAAGCACGGGGTGATCGGGCTCACGCGCTCGCTTGCGCTCGAAGTGGCCCGCAAGGGCGTGACGGTGAACGCGGTATGCCCCGGCTACACCGACACCGACATCCTGCGCGCGAGCGTCGCCAATGTGGTGGGCAAGACCGGCCGCAGCGAAGCCGATGCGCTGGCCGAGTTTGCCAACGTCAATCCGCAGCGGCGCATCGTGCAGCCCGCCGAGGTGGCCGATGCGGTGCGCTGGCTGTGCGGCGAGGGCGCTGCGTCTGTCACGGGGCAGTCAATATCGGTTTCCGGCGGGGAGGTCATGTAA
- a CDS encoding MarR family winged helix-turn-helix transcriptional regulator — translation MRNDASHAALSDAEELGHEARAGREDHAMLKLWLRMLASTTQIEAEIRRRLRERFGISLARFDYMAQLYRYEEGLKMRVLSRYLMVTGGNVTGLTDELERDGVVGRAHSPDDRRSWIVSLTPKGRASFEAMAKEHEQWILEMFSGLDMKTVKQMHAQLGQLRVHVMRSEPSGEEG, via the coding sequence ATGCGCAACGATGCCTCGCACGCCGCGCTCAGCGACGCCGAAGAACTCGGCCACGAGGCACGTGCGGGCCGTGAAGACCACGCCATGCTCAAGCTGTGGCTGCGCATGCTTGCAAGCACCACGCAGATCGAAGCCGAAATTCGGCGCCGGCTGCGCGAGCGCTTCGGCATTTCGCTGGCGCGCTTCGACTACATGGCGCAGCTCTATCGCTACGAAGAGGGCCTGAAGATGCGCGTGCTGTCGCGCTACCTGATGGTGACGGGCGGCAACGTCACCGGGCTGACGGACGAACTCGAGCGCGACGGCGTGGTGGGGCGCGCGCACAGCCCCGACGATCGGCGCTCGTGGATCGTGAGCCTCACGCCCAAGGGCCGCGCCAGCTTCGAGGCCATGGCCAAGGAGCACGAGCAATGGATTCTCGAAATGTTCTCGGGCCTGGACATGAAGACCGTGAAGCAGATGCATGCGCAACTCGGGCAACTTCGCGTGCACGTGATGCGCAGCGAGCCGTCGGGCGAGGAGGGCTGA
- a CDS encoding acyl-CoA thioesterase produces the protein MSASEPRAPHAEFRRARMIRFSDCDPAGIVFYPQYFVMLNGLVEDWVSEGLGIDYHALISERRIGLPTVRLEADFRAVSRMGDQVALGLSVERLGSRSMALVLRCFEPASGELRMQVKQVLVTTSLESHRAVEIPQDLRAAILRASRSSAA, from the coding sequence ATGAGCGCAAGCGAGCCGCGTGCGCCCCACGCCGAGTTCCGCCGCGCGCGGATGATCCGCTTTTCCGACTGCGATCCGGCGGGCATCGTGTTCTACCCGCAGTACTTCGTCATGCTCAATGGGCTGGTGGAAGACTGGGTGAGCGAAGGGCTTGGCATCGACTACCACGCGCTCATCTCGGAGCGGCGCATCGGCTTGCCCACGGTTCGGCTCGAAGCCGACTTTCGCGCGGTGAGCCGCATGGGCGACCAGGTCGCACTCGGCCTTTCTGTCGAACGGCTGGGCTCACGCTCGATGGCGCTCGTCCTGCGCTGTTTCGAGCCTGCCAGCGGCGAACTGCGCATGCAAGTGAAGCAGGTTCTGGTGACGACTTCGCTCGAGAGCCATCGTGCGGTGGAAATTCCGCAAGACTTGCGCGCGGCCATCCTGCGCGCGTCGCGCTCTTCTGCCGCGTGA
- a CDS encoding GAD-like domain-containing protein, translated as MFGRIKLHPFIKANPPHAGCTPATQELLGKYEGRLPAAMLELWRKHGLGFYGHRQICLIDPDAWQATLDRWIVAPPGDTVVRVPFAITPFGTLLFYRKLTATDEDVATLNPVTRSTSILSWDAVDFFNSVLSDPDSVDEFIRPDMLETAQRGAGPLAAGEVYYVDPMLLSMQMLKIVKTDALELHQKLRAEVDHESAPPASPPNSVFAAMPAEYREAFKNTERDDDRPSGLFLSTYIDWRRLLALDGNGSYQLLFWENDEKTGEAVGVRHYSGPYEIFETDGGDRLVQLEVVLNEDSLGSDANDERLYVMQSGGEAWLLQEGSIEDIATSIGPDGRMGRSEHYFRPVRLTDPFPADEPDGTTAPPFEDLPAALQALVHREPLRATIIEVSAQGDPEESTVMVKVDLGSNHGLRMNMPLMSLKGSPRNLYGWVWEMDAERCGVGIEVEYDSAGAIIEGPEIGDVLVTRAD; from the coding sequence ATGTTCGGCCGAATCAAGCTCCACCCATTCATCAAGGCGAACCCGCCGCATGCCGGCTGCACACCCGCCACGCAGGAGCTGCTGGGCAAGTACGAAGGCCGGCTGCCCGCGGCAATGCTCGAGCTTTGGCGCAAACATGGCCTGGGGTTTTACGGACACCGGCAGATCTGCCTGATCGATCCGGATGCATGGCAAGCCACGCTCGACCGGTGGATCGTTGCTCCGCCGGGAGACACCGTGGTGCGGGTGCCGTTTGCGATCACGCCCTTCGGCACCCTGCTCTTCTACCGGAAGCTCACCGCCACAGACGAAGACGTGGCAACGCTGAACCCCGTGACGCGCAGCACCAGCATCCTGAGCTGGGACGCGGTGGATTTCTTCAACAGCGTGCTGAGCGATCCGGACTCGGTCGATGAATTCATCCGTCCGGACATGCTGGAAACGGCGCAGCGAGGAGCCGGCCCGCTCGCAGCCGGCGAGGTCTACTACGTCGATCCAATGCTGCTGTCCATGCAGATGCTGAAGATCGTCAAGACCGATGCACTGGAACTTCACCAGAAGCTTCGCGCGGAGGTCGATCACGAAAGCGCCCCGCCTGCATCGCCGCCCAACAGCGTTTTTGCAGCCATGCCCGCCGAATACCGCGAGGCCTTCAAGAACACGGAAAGAGACGACGACCGCCCAAGCGGACTCTTCCTGTCGACCTACATCGACTGGCGCCGGCTGCTCGCGCTCGACGGCAATGGCAGCTACCAGCTGCTGTTCTGGGAAAACGACGAAAAAACAGGCGAGGCGGTGGGAGTGCGGCACTACAGCGGGCCGTACGAGATCTTCGAAACAGACGGCGGCGACCGCCTGGTTCAACTCGAGGTGGTGCTGAACGAAGATTCGCTCGGCAGCGATGCCAACGACGAGCGCCTGTACGTCATGCAAAGCGGCGGCGAAGCTTGGCTGCTGCAGGAGGGCTCCATCGAAGACATCGCAACATCCATCGGCCCCGACGGGAGGATGGGCCGGTCCGAACACTACTTCCGGCCCGTGCGGTTGACCGATCCCTTTCCTGCCGACGAGCCCGACGGAACTACCGCCCCGCCCTTCGAAGACCTGCCAGCCGCGCTGCAAGCCCTGGTGCACCGCGAACCGCTGCGGGCCACGATCATCGAGGTCAGCGCGCAAGGCGATCCCGAGGAATCGACCGTGATGGTCAAGGTAGATCTCGGAAGCAACCACGGCCTGCGGATGAACATGCCGCTCATGTCACTCAAGGGCAGCCCGCGCAATCTTTACGGCTGGGTGTGGGAGATGGACGCCGAGCGCTGCGGCGTCGGCATCGAAGTGGAGTACGACTCGGCGGGCGCGATCATCGAGGGGCCGGAGATAGGCGACGTGCTTGTCACACGGGCGGATTGA
- a CDS encoding glycerophosphodiester phosphodiesterase, translating into MNHLKKICTAMLGLGMLFVSAAPATAHEERARRRADNAPLVIGHRGGANGYLPEHTLEAYALGISLGADYVEPDLVATKDGHLIARHEPNLIDTTNVKDLPQFANRRRTVVLDGVPTEGFFASDFTLAEIKQLRAVQSFPERDQSFNGRFQVPTLAEVIDLAKRKSREEGRRIGIYPETKHPTYHQAIGLPLEDRLLAVLSAAGWNQRNAPVFIQSFETANLRYLRSKTSVRLIQLVDANDVKPDGSLDFSKPYDKPYDWVVSNRDGQFKDLVTPRGLQEVRGYADGIGPWKPYLISSACKSVQNGACADVTGDGVVDDRDRVLLPPTDVIANAHRLGLLVHPYTFRSEQKRLTGSFGGNAVNEYLAFYEAGVDGLFSDFADTAVAARAMFLLKHDPDYAGCLVNSRKCERNND; encoded by the coding sequence TTGAACCACCTGAAGAAGATCTGCACCGCCATGCTCGGCCTGGGCATGTTGTTTGTATCCGCCGCGCCGGCAACTGCGCACGAAGAGCGCGCGCGTCGGCGCGCCGACAACGCGCCGCTGGTGATCGGGCACCGGGGCGGCGCCAACGGCTACCTGCCTGAGCACACGCTCGAGGCCTATGCGCTGGGCATTTCGCTGGGCGCCGATTACGTCGAGCCTGACCTTGTGGCCACGAAGGACGGCCACCTGATCGCGCGCCACGAGCCCAACCTCATCGATACCACCAACGTGAAGGACCTGCCGCAGTTTGCAAACCGCCGGCGCACGGTCGTGCTCGACGGCGTTCCGACCGAGGGCTTCTTTGCCAGCGATTTCACCTTGGCCGAGATCAAGCAATTGCGCGCGGTGCAGTCTTTTCCTGAGCGCGACCAGTCCTTCAACGGCAGGTTCCAGGTTCCGACGCTGGCGGAGGTGATCGACCTGGCGAAGCGCAAGTCGCGCGAGGAGGGCCGGCGCATCGGCATCTATCCAGAGACGAAGCATCCGACCTATCACCAGGCCATCGGCCTGCCGTTGGAAGACCGCCTGCTGGCCGTGCTGAGTGCAGCGGGCTGGAACCAGCGCAATGCGCCGGTCTTCATCCAGTCGTTCGAAACCGCCAATCTTCGCTATCTGCGCAGCAAGACGAGCGTGCGGCTGATCCAGTTGGTGGACGCCAACGACGTCAAGCCAGACGGCTCGCTGGACTTCAGCAAGCCCTACGACAAGCCTTACGACTGGGTCGTGTCCAACCGCGACGGCCAGTTCAAGGACTTGGTGACGCCGCGCGGCCTGCAAGAGGTCAGGGGCTATGCCGACGGCATCGGGCCCTGGAAGCCGTACCTCATTTCAAGCGCCTGCAAGTCGGTGCAGAACGGCGCGTGCGCCGACGTGACGGGCGACGGCGTTGTCGACGATCGCGACCGCGTGCTGCTGCCGCCCACCGACGTGATCGCCAATGCGCACCGGTTGGGACTTCTGGTCCATCCGTATACCTTCCGCAGCGAACAGAAGCGGCTGACCGGCAGCTTCGGCGGCAACGCCGTCAACGAGTACCTCGCGTTCTACGAGGCTGGCGTCGACGGCTTGTTCAGCGATTTCGCGGACACGGCAGTGGCGGCGCGCGCGATGTTCCTGCTCAAGCACGACCCCGACTATGCGGGCTGCTTGGTCAACTCACGCAAGTGCGAGCGCAACAACGATTGA
- a CDS encoding methyl-accepting chemotaxis protein — MKLRTRILLLCAAALLGMVVLASVSLSTLRQSMMKERTSQLSTLVVLANASLERLHEQEKSGELTRDQAQAEAKKLIGSLRKDELYFFVRGYTNDVNYVHPNPKRVGIVDAKGGKEAGERYRAALAGHKVATLTAYGTRPGAKEEVQKLYAIVKFEPWDWIVGFGDYIDDIDTVFWRNTAILLAIGGVLMVVVGGMAWGMARNLYRQLGGEPSYASEVVRRIGAGDLGIEVRLRPGDTASLLHAMHQMQRSLAGTVTEIRGSTDTIATASGQIASGNLDLSSRTEEQASSLQQTAASMEELTSTVKQNADNARQANQLAVTASEVAVRGGDVVGQVVDTMGSINASSRKIVDIIGVIDGIAFQTNILALNAAVEAARAGEQGRGFAVVASEVRNLAQRSAGAAKEIKTLIDDSVDKVGTGSDQVAEAGKTMQEIVASVRRVTDIMGEIMAASQEQTSGIEQVNQAISQMDQATQQNAALVEQAAAAAGSLQEQADSLVQAVRVFKV; from the coding sequence ATGAAGCTCCGAACCCGAATTCTCCTTTTGTGCGCTGCGGCGCTGCTTGGCATGGTCGTCTTGGCCTCCGTTTCGCTGTCGACGCTGCGCCAGTCGATGATGAAGGAGCGGACCTCACAGCTCTCCACGCTGGTGGTGCTGGCGAACGCCTCGCTGGAGCGCCTTCATGAGCAGGAAAAGTCGGGCGAACTCACGCGTGACCAGGCGCAGGCAGAAGCGAAGAAACTCATTGGCAGCCTGCGCAAGGACGAGCTCTATTTCTTCGTGCGCGGCTACACGAACGACGTCAACTACGTGCACCCGAACCCCAAGCGCGTGGGCATCGTGGACGCCAAAGGCGGTAAGGAAGCCGGCGAGCGCTACCGCGCCGCGCTGGCAGGCCACAAGGTTGCCACGCTCACGGCCTATGGCACCCGTCCGGGAGCCAAGGAAGAAGTGCAGAAGCTCTACGCCATCGTCAAGTTCGAGCCCTGGGACTGGATCGTGGGTTTTGGGGACTACATCGACGACATCGACACCGTGTTCTGGCGCAACACGGCCATCCTGCTGGCAATCGGCGGTGTGCTCATGGTCGTTGTGGGCGGCATGGCCTGGGGCATGGCGAGAAACCTCTACCGCCAACTCGGCGGCGAGCCCAGCTACGCCTCCGAGGTGGTGCGCCGGATTGGCGCGGGCGACCTGGGCATCGAAGTGCGGCTGCGCCCGGGCGACACCGCCAGCCTGCTGCATGCAATGCACCAGATGCAGCGCAGCCTGGCTGGCACGGTGACCGAGATTCGCGGTTCCACCGACACCATTGCCACGGCCAGCGGCCAGATCGCCTCAGGCAACCTCGACCTGTCTTCACGCACCGAAGAACAGGCCAGTTCGCTGCAGCAGACCGCCGCGTCGATGGAAGAGCTCACCTCCACCGTGAAGCAGAACGCCGACAACGCACGCCAGGCCAACCAACTGGCTGTTACCGCCTCCGAGGTCGCGGTGCGCGGCGGCGACGTGGTCGGGCAGGTGGTCGACACCATGGGCTCGATCAATGCTTCGTCCAGGAAGATCGTCGACATCATCGGCGTGATCGACGGCATTGCTTTCCAGACCAACATCCTCGCGCTGAATGCGGCTGTTGAAGCGGCGCGTGCCGGTGAGCAGGGCCGCGGTTTTGCGGTGGTGGCGTCCGAAGTGCGCAATCTGGCGCAGCGCTCAGCCGGCGCAGCCAAGGAAATAAAAACGCTGATCGACGACTCGGTCGACAAGGTGGGTACGGGCAGCGACCAGGTGGCCGAGGCAGGCAAGACGATGCAGGAGATCGTGGCCAGCGTGCGCCGGGTGACCGACATCATGGGCGAGATCATGGCCGCGAGCCAGGAACAGACTTCGGGCATCGAGCAGGTCAACCAGGCCATCTCGCAGATGGACCAGGCGACGCAGCAGAACGCCGCGCTGGTGGAGCAGGCCGCGGCGGCGGCAGGCTCGCTGCAGGAGCAAGCCGATAGCCTGGTTCAGGCGGTGCGCGTGTTCAAGGTCTGA